A genome region from Vicinamibacterales bacterium includes the following:
- a CDS encoding response regulator, translated as MTERTILIVDDSVSIRQMVSYTLSQAGFTAVEAGHGVEALQQLDTHRVDLVITDLNMPTMDGITFIRELRRRPECRFTPVLMLTTESQAAKKQEGKAAGATGWIVKPFNPDQLLQVIAKVVR; from the coding sequence ATGACGGAACGGACAATCTTGATCGTGGACGACTCCGTCTCGATTCGCCAGATGGTCTCCTACACGCTGTCGCAGGCGGGATTCACAGCCGTCGAAGCCGGACACGGTGTCGAGGCGCTGCAGCAACTCGACACCCACCGGGTCGACCTCGTGATCACGGACTTGAACATGCCGACCATGGACGGCATCACGTTCATCCGCGAGTTGCGGCGACGGCCCGAGTGCCGGTTCACGCCCGTGTTGATGCTGACCACCGAATCGCAGGCCGCCAAGAAGCAGGAGGGCAAGGCGGCTGGAGCCACGGGATGGATCGTCAAGCCGTTCAACCCCGATCAACTCCTCCAGGTGATCGCCAAGGTCGTTCGATAG
- the hslV gene encoding ATP-dependent protease subunit HslV → MPAMMHSTTILAVRHQDHAVLAGDGQVTLGDTVVKQSARKIRRLYNDKILAGFAGSAADSFALFSRFEAKLEQYRGNIERSAVELAKDWRTDRILRRLEAMLIVMDARSTFLLSGNGDLIEPDDGIVGIGSGGGYALAAARALAKHTTLDARTIAESAMAIAAGICIYTNGNITIEEL, encoded by the coding sequence CTGCCTGCCATGATGCACAGCACCACGATTCTCGCCGTTCGCCACCAGGACCACGCGGTGCTTGCCGGCGATGGCCAGGTCACGCTCGGGGATACCGTCGTCAAACAGAGCGCGCGCAAGATCCGGCGGCTGTACAACGACAAGATCCTGGCGGGTTTCGCGGGATCCGCGGCCGACTCGTTCGCCCTGTTCTCGCGGTTCGAAGCGAAGCTCGAACAGTACCGCGGCAACATCGAACGGTCGGCCGTCGAACTGGCGAAGGATTGGCGAACCGACCGTATCCTGCGCCGCCTCGAAGCGATGCTGATCGTCATGGACGCGCGGTCCACGTTCCTGCTGTCCGGCAACGGCGACCTCATCGAGCCCGACGACGGGATCGTGGGGATCGGTTCGGGAGGCGGGTACGCGCTGGCTGCCGCACGCGCCCTCGCGAAGCATACGACGCTCGATGCGCGCACGATCGCCGAGAGCGCGATGGCGATTGCCGCCGGCATCTGCATCTACACGAATGGCAACATCACGATCGAAGAGCTGTAG
- a CDS encoding carboxyl transferase domain-containing protein has protein sequence MDKRERLAELEALAELGGGAARLKRQHQAGKLTARERMELLFDAGTFEEFDKLVTHRCRDFGMEEQVIPGDGVVSGFGRVDGRPVYAFAQDFTVFGGSLSETNAAKIVKIMDLAVRQGAPVVGLNDSGGARIQEGVMSLAGYADIFLRNTLASGVVPQISAIMGPCAGGAVYSPAITDFTVMVEGTSYMFVTGPDVIKTVTHEEVTKEDLGGAMTHNAKSGVAHFAVTDDRECLLLIRDLLGFLPGNNVDEAPRGATTDPVDREDGALDTLVPDSPNQPYDILDLIHSVADDRNFLEVHRHYARNIVVGFARLGGRSVGIVANQPAHLAGTLDIDASVKGARFVRFCDAFNIPLVTFEDVPGFLPGTTQEFGGIIRHGAKLLFAFAEATVPKVTVIARKAYGGAYCVMASKHIRTDINFAWPTAEIAVMGPEGAVNILYKRELDAAADPAALRASKVADFREKLANPFVAASRGFLDEVIQPRTTRRRLIAALASLDSKRDKNPPKKHGNIPL, from the coding sequence ATGGACAAACGCGAACGCCTGGCGGAGCTCGAGGCACTGGCGGAACTCGGCGGAGGGGCCGCGCGGCTGAAACGGCAGCACCAAGCCGGCAAGCTGACGGCGCGCGAGCGGATGGAGTTGCTCTTCGACGCGGGAACCTTCGAGGAATTCGACAAGCTCGTCACCCACCGCTGCCGCGACTTCGGCATGGAAGAGCAGGTGATCCCCGGCGACGGCGTGGTCTCGGGCTTCGGACGCGTCGATGGCCGTCCCGTGTACGCGTTCGCGCAGGACTTCACGGTGTTCGGCGGGTCGCTCTCCGAGACCAACGCGGCGAAGATCGTGAAGATCATGGATCTGGCGGTACGCCAGGGCGCACCGGTCGTCGGCCTCAACGACTCGGGCGGCGCGCGCATCCAGGAAGGTGTGATGTCGCTGGCGGGGTATGCCGACATCTTCCTCCGCAATACGCTCGCGTCGGGCGTCGTCCCGCAGATCTCCGCCATCATGGGACCCTGCGCCGGGGGCGCCGTGTACTCGCCGGCCATCACCGACTTCACGGTGATGGTCGAAGGTACGAGCTACATGTTCGTGACCGGGCCCGACGTGATCAAGACGGTCACGCACGAAGAAGTGACCAAAGAGGATCTCGGCGGTGCGATGACCCACAACGCCAAGAGCGGTGTCGCGCACTTCGCCGTGACCGACGACCGCGAGTGCCTGCTGCTCATCCGTGACCTGCTCGGCTTCCTGCCCGGCAACAACGTGGACGAGGCGCCGCGCGGCGCGACGACCGATCCCGTCGACCGCGAAGACGGGGCACTCGACACGCTGGTTCCGGATTCGCCCAACCAGCCGTACGACATCCTCGACCTGATTCACTCGGTCGCCGACGACCGCAACTTCCTCGAGGTCCACCGCCACTACGCGCGCAACATCGTGGTCGGCTTCGCCAGGCTGGGCGGACGATCGGTCGGCATCGTCGCGAACCAGCCGGCACACCTCGCGGGTACGCTCGACATCGATGCGTCGGTGAAGGGTGCGCGCTTCGTCCGGTTCTGTGATGCGTTCAATATTCCGCTGGTGACGTTCGAAGATGTCCCGGGCTTCCTGCCCGGCACGACGCAGGAGTTCGGCGGGATCATCCGCCACGGGGCGAAGCTGCTGTTTGCCTTCGCGGAGGCGACGGTGCCGAAGGTGACCGTCATCGCGCGGAAGGCGTACGGCGGCGCGTACTGCGTGATGGCGAGCAAGCACATCCGCACCGACATCAACTTCGCCTGGCCCACGGCGGAAATCGCCGTCATGGGGCCCGAAGGCGCAGTCAACATCCTCTACAAGCGCGAGCTCGACGCGGCAGCCGACCCCGCAGCCCTCCGCGCCTCGAAGGTCGCCGACTTCCGCGAAAAGCTCGCCAACCCCTTCGTGGCGGCCAGCCGCGGCTTCCTCGACGAGGTGATCCAGCCCCGGACGACGCGCCGTCGGCTCATCGCCGCGCTGGCGTCGCTCGATTCGAAGCGCGACAAGAATCCGCCCAAGAAACACGGCAATATTCCGCTCTGA
- a CDS encoding methyl-accepting chemotaxis protein, whose amino-acid sequence MNDAARHLVRRLTDRLSILPILGAQLRDTAQQVEHSVVSVCASFQQIATRAREAVTLAREGLAGQHSGGRARAGMDDAVHAARQTLDRLLTRVVKHSELSQESAARMAQLEGSLNQIGSILNDIDKMARATRILALNAAIEAARFGAEGRSFGVVAKEIQQVAGDSNRTSVAIRQILTQVVRDAADTSTDLQHAASLGLEEAKTSRGEVESALEALAVAGHGLQQTIVEASANSERLASDINAAVMALQFQDAVGQRIGHVIESLDQMAQACAADLSGASALEIDSPEAEASDAAPLAALEASYTMWAERDAQAREAGGAIANEQQPGTIELF is encoded by the coding sequence ATGAACGACGCGGCCCGACACCTCGTCCGGAGACTCACCGACCGGCTCTCGATCCTGCCAATCCTCGGCGCGCAGCTCAGGGACACCGCGCAGCAAGTGGAACACTCGGTGGTCTCGGTGTGCGCGAGCTTCCAGCAGATTGCCACGCGCGCGCGGGAGGCGGTCACGCTGGCGCGAGAGGGGCTCGCCGGGCAGCACTCCGGCGGACGCGCCCGCGCCGGCATGGACGACGCCGTGCACGCGGCCCGGCAGACGCTCGATCGGCTGCTCACGCGCGTTGTCAAGCACAGCGAACTCTCCCAGGAGTCGGCGGCGAGGATGGCGCAGCTCGAAGGCAGCCTGAACCAGATCGGCTCGATCCTCAACGACATCGACAAGATGGCCCGCGCGACCCGCATCCTGGCGTTGAACGCGGCCATCGAGGCGGCACGGTTTGGCGCCGAGGGACGTTCGTTCGGCGTCGTGGCGAAGGAGATCCAGCAGGTGGCTGGCGATTCGAACCGCACGAGCGTCGCGATTCGTCAGATCCTCACGCAGGTCGTTCGTGACGCGGCCGACACGTCGACCGATCTCCAGCACGCGGCGTCACTGGGACTCGAGGAAGCGAAGACGAGCCGCGGGGAGGTCGAATCGGCGCTCGAGGCGCTTGCGGTCGCCGGTCACGGCCTGCAACAGACCATCGTGGAGGCGTCGGCCAACTCCGAGCGTCTGGCCAGCGACATCAACGCTGCCGTGATGGCGCTTCAGTTCCAGGACGCGGTCGGCCAGCGCATCGGGCACGTGATCGAATCGTTGGACCAGATGGCTCAGGCGTGCGCGGCCGATCTGTCGGGCGCGTCGGCACTGGAGATCGATTCGCCGGAAGCCGAGGCGTCCGACGCTGCGCCGCTCGCGGCGCTCGAGGCCAGCTACACCATGTGGGCCGAACGCGACGCTCAGGCGAGGGAAGCCGGCGGCGCGATCGCGAACGAGCAGCAGCCGGGAACCATCGAGCTGTTCTGA
- a CDS encoding chemotaxis protein CheW → MAQEGTVQTAGFTADGNQYLTFALGQEEYGVEILRVQEIKGYSAITPIPNAPVYLKGVMNLRGTVVPVVDLRAKFSMAAAEYDKFTVVIVVTVGARVFGLVVDAVSDVVNLPEDKIEPAPELGDGIDTSFLRGMARAGEKFVLLLDIERVLGNRELVEASAAA, encoded by the coding sequence ATGGCACAGGAAGGCACCGTTCAAACGGCCGGGTTCACGGCCGACGGCAATCAGTATCTGACGTTCGCGCTCGGGCAGGAGGAGTACGGCGTCGAGATCCTGAGGGTCCAGGAAATCAAAGGCTACTCGGCGATCACGCCGATTCCGAACGCGCCCGTGTACCTCAAGGGCGTGATGAACCTCCGCGGCACGGTCGTGCCCGTCGTCGATCTGCGCGCGAAGTTCTCGATGGCCGCCGCCGAGTACGACAAGTTCACCGTGGTCATCGTCGTGACGGTCGGCGCCCGGGTGTTCGGCCTCGTCGTGGACGCGGTGTCGGACGTGGTGAACCTGCCCGAGGACAAGATCGAGCCGGCGCCCGAACTCGGGGACGGCATCGACACGTCCTTCCTGCGGGGGATGGCCCGCGCCGGCGAGAAGTTCGTGCTGCTGCTGGACATCGAGCGTGTGCTCGGAAACAGAGAACTGGTGGAGGCCTCGGCCGCCGCTTGA
- a CDS encoding PEGA domain-containing protein, with protein sequence MKPLVFGVTGAVLALMLAAGPAAAQGRPTQGGGSSGSSGGGGTAVPRGSSGGDSGSYSAPSSGGSSSASGGAWSSAPRTGAPRSSSGGNSDSGRALPRGGRPSDGHPITGRAVVREGEAPRPGQGGYWGNGYYGYQGSYYGPYGYYGSYGAIGLASLYCPPTWWGGWGCWGGDPYGPYGYGGAPYAGWYGGGGGGGYYQDTGRQGPEGGLKLKVEPSDAEVFVDGYYMGIVDDFNGVFQHLDLEAGPHRIEIRAKGFQTLSFEVKIDARDVITYRGELQPIR encoded by the coding sequence ATGAAACCGCTGGTGTTCGGAGTCACTGGTGCGGTCCTGGCGCTGATGCTGGCAGCGGGTCCGGCGGCGGCGCAGGGCCGGCCGACGCAGGGTGGCGGGTCGAGCGGCAGTTCGGGCGGCGGCGGGACGGCCGTGCCGCGGGGGTCGTCCGGCGGCGACTCCGGCAGCTACTCCGCACCCAGTAGTGGCGGGTCGTCCTCGGCGTCAGGTGGTGCATGGTCCTCGGCGCCCCGCACCGGTGCGCCCCGCTCGTCGAGCGGCGGCAACAGCGATTCCGGCCGCGCACTTCCTCGAGGCGGCCGACCGAGCGACGGTCACCCCATCACGGGCCGCGCGGTCGTGCGTGAAGGAGAAGCGCCGCGCCCGGGCCAGGGCGGCTACTGGGGAAACGGCTACTACGGGTATCAGGGCAGCTACTACGGCCCGTACGGCTACTACGGGAGCTACGGGGCCATCGGCCTCGCGTCTCTCTACTGCCCGCCGACGTGGTGGGGAGGCTGGGGATGCTGGGGTGGCGACCCGTACGGCCCCTACGGATACGGCGGGGCTCCGTACGCCGGCTGGTACGGCGGCGGTGGCGGTGGCGGGTACTATCAGGACACCGGCCGGCAGGGACCCGAAGGCGGCCTGAAGCTGAAGGTGGAACCGTCTGACGCCGAGGTGTTCGTCGACGGGTACTACATGGGAATCGTCGACGATTTCAACGGGGTCTTCCAGCACCTCGATCTCGAGGCAGGCCCGCATCGCATCGAGATTCGCGCGAAGGGCTTCCAGACGCTCAGCTTCGAGGTGAAGATCGACGCGCGTGACGTCATCACCTATCGCGGCGAGTTGCAGCCGATACGCTAG
- a CDS encoding fumarylacetoacetate hydrolase family protein: MDRIYRIDYRGSASHVIDRDGRLCLLEGDLFGEFRCGGEIARGEFPRDLPKGARLLAPVLPSKIVAIGLNYKDHAAEQKKPLPAEPMIFIKPSTAVIAAGEPIRLPAGVGRIDYESEVAVVIGKRASRVPRERALEHVLGYTCANDVTARDMQNRGYQYSHVKGFDTFAPLGPCIAIGLDPASLGVQGFQNGQVRQSSSTTQLIFGVDALIAFISAIMTLLPGDVISTGTPSGIGPLTAGDTFTVKVDGVGELTNPVESL; encoded by the coding sequence GTGGACCGTATATACCGTATCGACTATCGCGGCTCGGCCAGCCATGTCATCGACCGTGACGGGCGGTTGTGCCTGCTCGAAGGGGATCTGTTCGGCGAGTTCCGCTGCGGCGGCGAGATCGCGCGCGGCGAATTTCCGCGCGACCTGCCGAAGGGAGCCCGGCTGCTGGCGCCGGTCCTCCCGTCCAAGATCGTTGCGATCGGGTTGAACTACAAGGACCACGCCGCGGAGCAGAAGAAGCCGCTGCCGGCCGAGCCGATGATCTTCATCAAGCCGTCGACCGCGGTCATCGCGGCGGGCGAGCCGATCCGGTTGCCCGCGGGCGTCGGGCGGATCGACTACGAGAGCGAAGTGGCCGTCGTCATCGGCAAGCGGGCGAGCCGGGTGCCGCGAGAGAGGGCGCTCGAGCACGTCCTCGGCTACACCTGCGCGAACGACGTGACCGCGCGCGACATGCAGAACCGGGGCTACCAGTACTCGCACGTGAAGGGCTTCGACACCTTCGCGCCGCTGGGCCCGTGCATCGCAATCGGCCTCGATCCCGCGAGCCTGGGTGTGCAGGGGTTCCAGAACGGCCAGGTCCGCCAGTCCTCGTCCACCACGCAGCTGATCTTCGGCGTGGACGCGCTCATCGCGTTCATCTCGGCCATCATGACGCTCTTGCCCGGTGACGTCATCTCCACCGGCACACCGTCGGGAATCGGCCCCCTGACCGCCGGCGACACCTTCACGGTGAAGGTGGACGGCGTCGGCGAACTCACGAACCCTGTTGAGAGTCTGTAA
- the hslU gene encoding ATP-dependent protease ATPase subunit HslU codes for MPIYLPELLSASTESMTPRQIVAELDKYVVGQHKAKRAVAIALRNRMRRQKLAPDMAEEVAPKNILMIGPTGVGKTEIARRLARLAQSPFLKVEASKFTEVGYVGRDVESMVRDLAEIAVDMVREEKMDEVQHKAEHNAEERLLDLLLPPPPPTADDDPVAAREQAKATREKIREQLRDGRLDERVVEIDVRERSFPSFEIIAGSSVEEVDINIKDMLPGLFQGRTKKRRVKVGEAMEHLLQEEQQKLVDMESVARTAVERVEDAGIIFVDEIDKIAGREGGHGPDVSREGVQRDILPIIEGTTVNTKYGMVQTDHILFIAAGAFHVSKPSDLIPELQGRFPIRVELEPLGKDEFIRILTEPQNALVKQYTALLETEGITLGFLADAVERIADYATLVNERAENIGARRLHTVMEKLLDEISFEAPDLVEKSITIDAAYVDRMLADIVKNEDLTRYIL; via the coding sequence ATGCCAATTTATCTGCCCGAATTGTTGTCCGCCTCGACCGAGTCGATGACGCCGCGCCAGATCGTCGCCGAACTCGACAAGTATGTCGTCGGCCAGCACAAGGCGAAGCGCGCCGTCGCGATCGCCCTGCGCAACCGGATGCGGCGCCAGAAGCTGGCGCCGGACATGGCCGAGGAGGTGGCACCGAAGAACATCCTGATGATCGGCCCGACCGGCGTGGGCAAGACGGAGATCGCGCGGCGCCTCGCGCGCCTCGCGCAATCGCCGTTCCTCAAGGTCGAGGCGTCGAAGTTCACCGAAGTGGGCTACGTCGGACGCGACGTCGAGTCGATGGTGCGCGACCTCGCCGAGATCGCCGTGGACATGGTCCGCGAGGAGAAGATGGACGAGGTGCAGCACAAGGCCGAGCACAACGCCGAGGAGCGGCTCCTCGACCTGCTGCTGCCGCCCCCGCCGCCGACGGCCGACGATGACCCGGTTGCGGCGCGCGAGCAGGCGAAGGCTACGCGCGAGAAGATCCGCGAGCAGTTGCGCGACGGCCGGCTCGACGAGCGGGTTGTCGAGATCGACGTGCGCGAGCGGTCGTTCCCCTCGTTCGAGATCATCGCCGGGTCCTCGGTCGAGGAGGTGGACATCAACATCAAGGACATGCTGCCGGGTCTCTTTCAGGGGCGCACGAAGAAGCGGCGCGTGAAGGTGGGGGAGGCGATGGAGCACCTGCTGCAGGAAGAGCAGCAGAAGCTCGTGGACATGGAGAGCGTGGCGCGCACGGCGGTCGAGCGCGTCGAGGATGCCGGGATCATCTTCGTGGACGAGATCGACAAGATCGCCGGGCGCGAGGGCGGGCATGGCCCGGACGTCAGCCGCGAGGGCGTGCAGCGCGACATCCTCCCGATCATCGAGGGGACGACGGTCAACACGAAGTACGGGATGGTGCAGACCGATCACATCCTGTTCATCGCGGCCGGCGCGTTCCACGTCTCGAAGCCGTCGGATCTCATCCCGGAACTGCAGGGCCGGTTCCCGATCCGCGTCGAGCTCGAGCCCCTCGGCAAGGACGAATTCATCCGCATCCTCACCGAACCGCAGAACGCGCTGGTCAAGCAGTACACCGCGCTGCTCGAGACCGAGGGCATCACGCTGGGGTTCCTGGCCGACGCCGTCGAGCGGATCGCGGACTATGCGACGCTGGTGAACGAGCGCGCCGAGAACATCGGCGCGCGGCGGCTCCACACGGTGATGGAGAAACTGCTCGACGAGATCTCGTTCGAGGCGCCAGACCTCGTCGAGAAATCGATTACTATTGATGCCGCCTACGTCGACCGCATGCTGGCCGACATCGTGAAGAACGAGGATCTGACACGCTACATCCTGTGA
- the fsa gene encoding fructose-6-phosphate aldolase, whose product MKIFLDTGNFKDIESFHALGIVDGVTTNPSLMAKESGNPREITKRICDLVKGPVSAEVLATDFDGMIREGRELAAIDEHVVVKLPFGKAGVGACSVLAKEKIRVNMTLIFSATQALLAAKVGAAYVSPFVGRLDDIATDGMNLIEEIVDIFQNYGYTTEIIVASVRHPIHVVQAARLGAHICTCPPAVVEAMFKHPLTDIGIERFLKDWQKAQAAR is encoded by the coding sequence ATGAAAATCTTCCTCGATACCGGCAACTTCAAGGACATCGAATCGTTCCACGCGCTCGGGATCGTGGACGGCGTCACGACCAACCCGTCGCTCATGGCCAAGGAGTCGGGCAACCCCCGCGAGATCACGAAACGGATCTGCGACCTCGTGAAGGGCCCGGTGAGCGCCGAGGTGCTGGCGACCGACTTCGACGGCATGATCCGCGAAGGGCGGGAACTGGCGGCGATCGACGAGCACGTGGTGGTGAAGCTGCCGTTCGGCAAGGCGGGCGTCGGAGCCTGCTCGGTGCTCGCCAAGGAGAAGATCCGCGTGAACATGACGCTGATCTTCTCCGCCACCCAGGCGCTGCTCGCGGCGAAGGTCGGCGCGGCCTACGTCAGCCCGTTCGTCGGGCGGCTCGACGACATCGCGACCGACGGGATGAACCTGATCGAAGAGATCGTGGACATCTTCCAGAACTACGGCTACACGACCGAGATCATCGTCGCGAGCGTGCGGCATCCGATTCACGTCGTCCAGGCCGCGCGTCTCGGCGCCCACATCTGCACCTGCCCGCCCGCCGTCGTCGAGGCGATGTTCAAGCACCCGCTCACCGACATCGGGATCGAGCGATTCCTGAAGGACTGGCAGAAGGCACAAGCCGCCCGCTGA
- a CDS encoding STAS domain-containing protein: protein MNTAESHSIEIDRSATSPRLMLRGRLTVGAARQLHVTALDLARSGTDVTVCCEAVEHADAAILQILIALGAALNRDHHRLALVNASDGFNECLRLAGLYDRLVPERS from the coding sequence ATGAACACCGCCGAGAGCCATTCTATCGAGATCGATCGTTCCGCCACCTCGCCGAGGCTGATGCTCCGAGGCCGGCTGACGGTCGGTGCTGCTCGCCAACTGCACGTGACCGCGCTCGATCTGGCCCGCAGCGGCACTGACGTGACGGTGTGCTGCGAAGCGGTCGAGCACGCCGACGCCGCGATCCTGCAGATCCTCATCGCTCTGGGCGCCGCCCTGAACCGCGACCACCACCGCCTGGCCCTCGTGAACGCGAGCGACGGGTTCAACGAATGCCTGCGTCTGGCCGGCCTGTACGACCGCCTGGTTCCCGAACGGTCATGA
- a CDS encoding chemotaxis protein CheA, producing MQIDMNRFRATFFDEAAEHVDNLESGLLRLESEPGDPALLDDIFRSAHSIKGGSATFGLEAVARFTHSLETVLDRMRGGQLGATPDLTALLLQAVDALKGLLATAKAGGQPQGAEDEVSARLTAFLASADAESVPRPGSARPTPAREDERPRTSGPADAPAEALAAAGAATADASMTEFDVSFVPSRDLFRQGMDPLLLLRDLAGLGTVVDTEADLSALPPLHELDPESCHLAWRVRVRTGKGAEALRDVFLFVEDDCRITIAPVPALNPAIHEGPAASAGDRRAGGDRRATAAPLESSSMRVDTHKVDKLVDLVGELVISQSMLGQALSSFTIETLPVVLAAAGDLERHMRELQERVMAIRMVPIGAIFSRFPRLVHDLSTACGKKVQLEVSGADTELDKAVVERLSDPLTHLIRNAIDHGIESTEGRRRAGKPEDGCVRLHARYESGGVVVEVSDDGRGLDDARIREKAVALGWLGADEQVSPEQLHAFVFQPGFSTAATVSDVSGRGVGMDVVRRNVEALNGNVGIATQTGRGTTFKIRLPLTLAILDGLQLGVGDQVYVLPLTAIIESLRPRPDQVRPVLGHGEVVDMRGELVPLVRLHRVFDVSPRETDPSRGLVVLVEVDGRRFGLLVDELLGQSQVVIKSLETHYRKVEGVTAATILGNGKVALILDAQGLLRMALRQPDASRGMDRTAHAAVA from the coding sequence ATGCAGATCGACATGAATCGCTTCCGCGCGACGTTCTTCGACGAGGCCGCGGAGCACGTGGACAACCTGGAATCCGGCCTCCTGCGACTCGAGTCGGAGCCCGGCGACCCCGCGCTGCTCGACGACATCTTCCGCTCCGCGCACTCGATCAAGGGTGGTAGCGCCACGTTCGGACTCGAGGCCGTCGCCCGATTCACCCACTCGCTCGAGACCGTGCTGGACCGGATGCGGGGCGGGCAGTTGGGCGCGACGCCGGACCTCACCGCGTTGCTGCTCCAGGCGGTCGATGCCTTGAAAGGGCTGCTGGCAACGGCCAAGGCCGGTGGGCAACCGCAGGGAGCCGAGGACGAGGTGTCCGCCCGCCTGACGGCGTTCCTCGCGAGCGCCGACGCGGAAAGCGTTCCTCGGCCGGGCAGCGCCCGGCCGACACCGGCCCGCGAGGACGAACGCCCGCGCACGTCCGGTCCGGCCGACGCTCCGGCAGAGGCTCTGGCTGCGGCGGGCGCGGCAACAGCTGACGCGTCGATGACCGAATTCGACGTGTCGTTCGTTCCGAGCCGCGATCTGTTTCGTCAGGGGATGGATCCGCTGCTGCTCCTGCGCGACCTCGCAGGTCTCGGCACGGTCGTCGACACCGAGGCCGACCTGTCGGCGTTGCCGCCACTCCACGAGCTCGATCCGGAGAGCTGCCATCTGGCGTGGCGCGTCCGGGTGCGGACTGGCAAGGGCGCCGAGGCGCTGCGGGACGTCTTCCTGTTCGTCGAGGACGACTGCCGGATCACGATTGCGCCGGTGCCGGCTCTGAATCCGGCAATCCATGAAGGGCCGGCCGCCTCGGCCGGCGATCGGCGGGCCGGCGGCGATCGCCGCGCAACCGCGGCGCCGCTCGAGTCGTCATCGATGCGCGTCGACACCCACAAGGTCGACAAGCTCGTCGACCTGGTCGGCGAACTGGTGATCTCGCAGTCGATGCTGGGGCAGGCGCTGTCGAGCTTCACGATCGAGACGCTGCCGGTGGTGCTGGCGGCCGCCGGCGATCTCGAGCGTCACATGCGCGAACTGCAGGAACGCGTCATGGCGATCAGGATGGTGCCGATCGGCGCCATCTTCAGCCGGTTCCCGCGCCTCGTGCACGACCTCTCGACGGCGTGCGGCAAGAAGGTTCAGCTCGAGGTCTCCGGCGCTGACACCGAACTCGACAAGGCCGTGGTTGAACGTCTGAGCGACCCGCTCACGCACCTGATCCGAAACGCGATCGACCACGGCATCGAGTCGACCGAAGGTCGACGACGCGCGGGAAAGCCGGAGGACGGCTGCGTCCGACTCCACGCCCGCTACGAGAGCGGCGGCGTCGTGGTGGAGGTATCCGACGATGGTCGCGGGCTGGACGACGCGCGGATTCGTGAGAAGGCAGTCGCGCTCGGGTGGCTGGGCGCGGACGAACAGGTGTCGCCCGAGCAGCTGCACGCCTTCGTGTTCCAGCCCGGATTCTCGACCGCCGCGACGGTCAGCGACGTCTCGGGGCGCGGTGTCGGCATGGACGTCGTTCGACGGAACGTCGAAGCGCTCAATGGCAACGTGGGCATCGCGACCCAAACCGGGCGCGGCACGACCTTCAAGATCAGGCTGCCGCTGACGCTGGCCATCCTCGATGGCCTGCAGCTCGGGGTCGGCGATCAGGTCTACGTTCTGCCGCTGACGGCCATCATCGAATCGCTCCGCCCCCGGCCCGACCAGGTGCGCCCCGTCCTGGGGCACGGCGAGGTCGTGGACATGCGCGGCGAGTTGGTTCCCTTGGTTCGCCTGCACCGTGTGTTCGACGTGAGTCCGCGCGAAACCGACCCGTCACGCGGCCTGGTCGTGCTCGTCGAGGTCGATGGCCGCCGGTTCGGGCTGCTGGTGGACGAACTGCTCGGCCAGTCGCAGGTGGTCATCAAGAGCCTGGAGACGCACTACCGGAAGGTCGAGGGCGTGACGGCGGCCACGATCCTGGGAAACGGAAAGGTGGCGCTGATTCTCGACGCGCAGGGACTGCTTCGCATGGCGTTGCGGCAGCCCGACGCGAGCAGGGGTATGGATCGAACCGCGCACGCCGCGGTGGCATGA